One region of Hoeflea sp. 108 genomic DNA includes:
- the puuE gene encoding allantoinase PuuE encodes MRYVRDMRGYGANPPDPKWPGGANVCVQFVVNYEEGGENNILHGDAASEAFLSEVVGAAQWPGKRHWNMESIYEYGARAGFWRLHRMFTETNVPVTVYGVASALARSPDQLAAMQEADWEIASHGLRWIDYRDHAEADERADLIEAIRLHTEVVGERPTGLYLGRTSVYSVRLAAAEGGFDWISDTYDDELPYWLDHDGHGNAIPPQLVIPYTLDANDMRFATAQGFNSGDQFYAYLKDSFDTLYREGAAGRPRMMSIGLHCRLVGRPGRAEALRRFVEYVQSHDKVWVARRTDIARHWRENHPYQPQALRPSRMERQEFVQRFGSIFEHSPWVAERAFDLELGPAHDSAGGLHNALCRAFRTGTDAERLGVLTAHPDLAGKLAQAKRLTEESTKEQASAGLDALTDAERSRFTELNATYVQKFGFPFIIAVRDNDKASILKAFETRIANDRDQEFATACKQVERIAWYRLNDILPR; translated from the coding sequence ATGCGTTACGTAAGAGATATGCGCGGCTATGGCGCGAACCCACCAGATCCGAAATGGCCCGGTGGGGCCAATGTCTGCGTGCAATTCGTGGTCAACTACGAAGAGGGCGGCGAAAACAACATTCTGCATGGCGACGCGGCGTCGGAAGCTTTCCTCTCCGAGGTCGTCGGCGCGGCGCAGTGGCCGGGCAAGCGCCACTGGAACATGGAATCGATCTACGAATACGGCGCCCGCGCCGGCTTCTGGCGGCTCCACCGCATGTTCACCGAAACCAATGTACCGGTGACCGTCTATGGCGTCGCTTCCGCGCTCGCCCGCTCGCCCGACCAGCTGGCGGCGATGCAGGAGGCCGACTGGGAAATCGCATCACATGGCCTGCGCTGGATCGACTATCGCGACCATGCCGAAGCCGACGAGCGCGCCGATCTGATCGAAGCCATCCGGCTGCACACCGAAGTCGTCGGCGAACGCCCGACCGGCCTCTATCTCGGCCGTACCTCGGTCTATTCGGTGCGCCTCGCTGCCGCCGAAGGCGGTTTCGATTGGATTTCCGACACCTATGACGACGAGCTGCCTTACTGGCTCGACCATGACGGCCACGGCAACGCCATTCCCCCGCAGCTGGTCATTCCCTACACGCTCGACGCCAACGACATGCGTTTTGCAACCGCTCAAGGCTTCAACTCGGGCGACCAGTTCTACGCTTACCTGAAGGACAGCTTCGACACGCTCTATCGCGAAGGTGCCGCCGGCCGGCCACGCATGATGAGCATCGGCCTGCACTGCCGTCTCGTCGGCCGCCCCGGCCGTGCCGAAGCACTGCGCCGCTTTGTCGAATATGTGCAGAGCCACGACAAGGTCTGGGTCGCCCGCCGCACCGACATTGCCAGGCACTGGCGCGAAAACCATCCCTACCAGCCGCAGGCGCTGCGCCCCTCTCGCATGGAGCGCCAGGAGTTCGTCCAGCGCTTCGGCTCGATCTTCGAGCACTCGCCCTGGGTCGCCGAACGCGCCTTCGATCTCGAGCTCGGACCCGCTCATGACAGCGCCGGTGGGCTGCACAACGCGCTCTGCCGCGCCTTCCGCACTGGCACCGATGCCGAGCGACTTGGCGTGCTGACCGCCCACCCTGACCTTGCCGGCAAGCTGGCCCAGGCCAAGCGGCTGACCGAGGAGTCGACCAAGGAGCAGGCATCCGCCGGCCTCGACGCGCTCACCGACGCCGAGCGCAGCCGCTTCACCGAGCTCAATGCCACCTATGTCCAGAAATTCGGCTTCCCCTTCATCATCGCCGTGCGAGACAACGACAAGGCGAGCATCCTGAAGGCATTCGAGACCCGGATCGCCAACGACCGTGACCAGGAATTCGCCACCGCCTGCAAGCAGGTGGAGCGCATCGCCTGGTATCGCCTCAACGACATCCTTCCCCGCTAA
- the xdhA gene encoding xanthine dehydrogenase small subunit produces the protein MATVKTRNHIRFILNGEDIKLADVAPDETLLDHLRLRRSLRGTKEGCAEGDCGACTVLVGRLSGGKLVYESVNACIRFVGSLDGCHVVTIEHLTGGGDKLHPVQQAMVDFHGSQCGFCTPGFVMSLYGLWMETPNPSDQAIEKALQGNLCRCTGYEAIMRAARAISDYGKVAKDPLLVERKAVTARLEAFKDGTRVEVGEGKNRFVIPASVDDLADVLEAEPTATVVAGSTDVGLWVTKHMRNISPAVFIANIDGLHKLDEDKGVISIGAGVTYTEAFETLSKRIPALGPLIDRIGGQQVRNMGTIGGNVANGSPIGDTPPALISLGAQLTLRKGKESRTILLQDFFIAYGKQDRAPGEFVAAVHVPVPDKDDHFAVYKVTKRRDEDITASLGAFWLQLAKDGTVADVRITYGGMAATPKRASAVEKALIGQPWTEATVDAAMAKYAEDFTPLTDMRATAEYRALVAKNLLLRFYAETTGTKAPFTVSRYEAA, from the coding sequence ATGGCGACGGTCAAGACACGCAACCATATCCGCTTCATCCTCAACGGCGAGGATATCAAGCTTGCCGATGTCGCGCCCGACGAGACGCTGCTCGACCATCTGCGTCTGCGCCGCTCCCTGCGCGGCACCAAGGAAGGCTGCGCCGAGGGCGACTGCGGCGCCTGCACGGTGCTGGTCGGACGGTTGTCCGGCGGCAAGCTGGTCTATGAAAGCGTCAATGCCTGCATCCGCTTTGTCGGCTCGCTGGATGGCTGCCATGTCGTGACCATCGAGCATCTCACTGGGGGTGGCGACAAGCTGCATCCGGTGCAGCAGGCCATGGTCGATTTCCATGGCTCGCAGTGCGGTTTCTGCACACCCGGCTTCGTCATGTCGCTCTACGGCCTGTGGATGGAGACCCCCAATCCCTCCGACCAGGCGATCGAAAAGGCACTGCAGGGCAATCTCTGCCGCTGCACCGGCTATGAGGCGATCATGCGCGCGGCGCGCGCCATTTCCGACTACGGCAAAGTGGCAAAGGATCCGCTGCTGGTCGAGCGCAAGGCGGTCACAGCCCGCCTCGAAGCCTTCAAGGACGGCACCCGCGTCGAGGTCGGCGAGGGCAAGAACCGCTTCGTCATCCCGGCCAGCGTCGACGACCTCGCCGACGTGCTCGAGGCAGAGCCGACCGCGACCGTCGTCGCCGGCTCGACCGACGTCGGCCTGTGGGTCACCAAGCACATGCGCAACATCTCGCCGGCCGTCTTCATCGCCAATATCGACGGCCTGCATAAACTTGATGAAGACAAGGGCGTCATCTCCATCGGCGCCGGCGTCACCTACACCGAAGCATTCGAGACGCTGTCGAAGCGCATTCCAGCACTCGGGCCGCTCATCGACCGCATCGGCGGCCAACAGGTGCGCAACATGGGCACCATCGGTGGCAACGTCGCCAACGGCTCGCCCATCGGCGACACGCCGCCGGCGCTGATTTCGCTCGGCGCGCAGCTTACGCTGCGAAAGGGCAAGGAGAGCCGCACCATCTTGTTGCAGGACTTCTTCATCGCCTATGGCAAGCAGGACCGCGCACCGGGCGAATTCGTCGCTGCCGTGCATGTGCCAGTGCCCGACAAAGACGACCACTTCGCCGTCTACAAGGTCACCAAGCGCCGCGACGAGGACATCACCGCCTCGCTCGGCGCGTTTTGGCTGCAACTTGCCAAGGATGGCACGGTGGCCGATGTGCGCATCACCTATGGCGGCATGGCGGCGACGCCGAAGCGCGCCAGCGCGGTGGAGAAGGCGCTGATCGGCCAGCCCTGGACCGAAGCGACCGTGGACGCGGCGATGGCCAAGTATGCCGAAGACTTCACGCCGCTGACCGACATGCGCGCCACCGCCGAATACCGTGCGCTGGTGGCCAAGAACCTGCTCCTGCGCTTCTACGCGGAAACCACCGGCACCAAGGCGCCTTTCACGGTGTCGAGATACGAGGCTGCGTGA
- a CDS encoding CocE/NonD family hydrolase → MKTITEFPRDIVEFPDMGIVMPDGTRLSARVWMPADADQDPVPAILEHLPYRKRDGTTTRDCLTHPYFAGHGYASIRVDMRGNGDSEGLMDDEYSDQEWQDACDVIAWAASQPWCNGKVGMMGISWGGFNGLQVAALQPKALKAIITLCSTDDRYADDIHYKGGLLLNENMGWGATMLSYSSRPPDPALVGDAWRDMWLDRLEHEPFLPAVWLNHQRRDAYWKRGSVNENYSAIKAAVLAIGGWGDSYKNTVSRLVSNLKAPVKGIAGPWVHKYPHFAVPKPAIGFLQEALRWWDHWLKGKETGVEDDPAMRLYVMNSEPPREWYLERQGRWIAEQQWPSPDIAIKTLALGANGTLAEGGKLDSTVSINSPQDCGMDGGEYCAIWLGPELPGDQRTDDAKSACFDGAVLDAPLDVVGSPVIRLKLAANRRRAMVAVRLCDVQPDGASTRITYGVLNLCHRNSHEFPEDVVPGKAMDIAFKLDDIAYRAAAGNRLRVSISSTYWPLVWPSPEEVTLTIHDGAIDLPVRPSGEVNEWTFEEPEGATPWQIETIREDSHSRKIERTDGKVTLSIVDDFGETRDLDHGLAVGEVAREAWTIDPADPLAAYGETHWTQTLKRDSWSVRTEAFTTMRADGENFHLTGRIEAYEGEKLVFERDFTEIVARDHI, encoded by the coding sequence ATGAAAACCATCACCGAGTTTCCGCGCGACATCGTCGAATTTCCTGACATGGGCATCGTCATGCCCGATGGCACCAGGCTGTCGGCCCGGGTGTGGATGCCGGCGGATGCCGACCAGGACCCGGTGCCGGCGATCCTAGAACACCTGCCCTATCGCAAGCGCGACGGCACCACGACGCGCGACTGCCTGACCCATCCCTACTTCGCTGGCCACGGCTATGCCTCGATCCGCGTAGACATGCGCGGCAACGGCGATTCCGAAGGGCTGATGGACGACGAATACTCCGACCAGGAGTGGCAGGATGCATGCGACGTCATCGCCTGGGCCGCAAGCCAACCCTGGTGCAACGGCAAGGTCGGCATGATGGGCATCTCCTGGGGTGGCTTCAACGGCCTGCAGGTCGCGGCCCTTCAGCCCAAGGCGCTGAAGGCGATCATCACGTTGTGCTCGACCGACGACCGCTACGCCGACGACATCCACTACAAGGGCGGCCTGCTGCTCAACGAGAACATGGGATGGGGCGCGACCATGCTGTCCTATTCGTCGCGACCGCCGGATCCGGCACTGGTCGGCGACGCCTGGCGCGACATGTGGCTTGACCGGCTTGAGCACGAGCCCTTCCTGCCCGCCGTCTGGCTGAACCACCAGCGCCGCGACGCCTATTGGAAGCGTGGTTCGGTCAACGAAAACTATTCAGCCATCAAGGCTGCGGTGCTCGCCATCGGCGGCTGGGGCGATTCCTACAAGAACACCGTCTCGCGCCTGGTCAGCAACCTCAAGGCGCCGGTCAAGGGCATCGCCGGCCCATGGGTGCACAAGTACCCACATTTCGCCGTACCGAAGCCGGCCATCGGTTTCCTGCAGGAGGCGCTGCGCTGGTGGGACCACTGGCTCAAGGGCAAGGAAACCGGCGTCGAGGACGACCCGGCAATGCGGCTCTACGTCATGAATTCCGAACCGCCGCGCGAATGGTATCTCGAGCGCCAGGGACGCTGGATCGCGGAACAGCAATGGCCTTCGCCCGACATCGCCATCAAGACCCTGGCCCTCGGCGCGAACGGCACGCTTGCCGAGGGTGGCAAGCTGGACTCAACCGTATCGATCAACTCGCCGCAGGATTGCGGCATGGACGGCGGTGAATATTGCGCCATCTGGCTTGGACCGGAACTGCCGGGAGACCAGCGCACCGACGACGCCAAATCGGCCTGCTTCGATGGTGCCGTGCTCGACGCCCCGCTCGACGTCGTCGGCAGCCCGGTCATCAGGCTGAAGCTGGCGGCCAATCGCAGGCGGGCGATGGTCGCCGTGCGCCTCTGCGACGTCCAGCCGGACGGCGCTTCGACGCGCATCACCTATGGCGTGCTCAATCTCTGTCATCGCAACAGCCACGAATTCCCGGAGGACGTGGTGCCGGGCAAGGCGATGGATATCGCCTTCAAGCTCGACGACATCGCCTACCGCGCAGCCGCGGGCAATCGCTTGCGTGTCTCCATCTCTTCGACCTACTGGCCGCTGGTGTGGCCATCACCGGAAGAGGTGACGCTGACGATCCACGATGGCGCCATCGATCTGCCGGTGCGTCCCTCGGGCGAAGTTAACGAATGGACGTTCGAGGAACCGGAGGGTGCCACCCCCTGGCAGATCGAGACGATCCGCGAGGACAGCCACAGCCGCAAGATCGAGCGCACGGACGGCAAGGTCACGCTCAGCATCGTCGACGACTTCGGCGAGACCCGCGATCTCGACCACGGACTGGCGGTCGGCGAGGTCGCCCGCGAGGCCTGGACCATCGATCCTGCCGACCCTCTGGCGGCCTACGGCGAGACCCATTGGACCCAGACGTTGAAACGCGACAGCTGGTCGGTCAGGACCGAAGCCTTCACCACCATGCGCGCGGACGGCGAGAATTTCCATCTCACCGGCCGCATCGAGGCCTATGAGGGAGAAAAACTGGTTTTCGAGCGCGATTTCACCGAAATCGTCGCCCGCGACCACATCTGA
- a CDS encoding bifunctional allantoicase/(S)-ureidoglycine aminohydrolase: MTKRSYYAPKGGLPPQTDLITDRAVFTEAYAVIPKREFSDIVTSFLPNWDKTRLWIIARPLSGFAETFSQYIMEVQPGGGSDRPEPDAGAEGVFFVVEGEVTVTISGKSHVLTPGGYAYLPPASGWTMRNAGQETARFHWVRKAYEYVDGLDAPDPLFLNDNDIEPNAMPDTNGTWATTRFVDPNDLRHDMHVTIVTFEPGGVIPFPETHVMEHGLYVLEGKAVYRLNNDWVEVEAGDFMWLRAFCPQACYAGGPGRFRYLLYKDVNRHAQLGAFNATRRR, from the coding sequence ATGACAAAACGCTCCTATTATGCGCCGAAAGGCGGCCTGCCTCCCCAGACGGACCTGATCACCGACCGCGCCGTCTTCACCGAAGCCTATGCGGTGATCCCGAAGCGCGAGTTCTCTGACATCGTCACCAGCTTTCTGCCCAACTGGGACAAGACCCGGCTGTGGATCATCGCTCGTCCGCTGTCGGGCTTTGCTGAGACCTTCTCGCAATACATCATGGAGGTGCAGCCCGGCGGCGGCAGCGACCGGCCCGAACCCGATGCAGGCGCCGAGGGCGTGTTCTTCGTCGTCGAAGGCGAAGTGACCGTGACCATATCAGGCAAAAGCCATGTGCTAACCCCTGGTGGTTATGCCTACCTGCCGCCGGCAAGCGGCTGGACGATGCGCAATGCAGGCCAGGAAACCGCGCGCTTCCACTGGGTTCGCAAGGCCTATGAATATGTAGACGGTCTCGACGCGCCCGATCCGCTGTTCCTCAACGACAACGACATCGAGCCGAACGCCATGCCGGACACCAACGGCACCTGGGCGACGACACGCTTTGTCGATCCCAACGACCTGCGCCACGACATGCATGTCACGATCGTGACCTTCGAGCCGGGCGGCGTCATCCCCTTCCCCGAAACCCATGTCATGGAGCACGGCCTCTACGTGCTCGAAGGCAAGGCCGTCTACCGGCTGAACAACGACTGGGTCGAGGTCGAGGCCGGCGACTTCATGTGGCTGCGCGCCTTCTGCCCGCAGGCCTGTTATGCTGGCGGCCCTGGCCGCTTCCGCTACCTGCTCTACAAGGACGTCAACCGCCACGCGCAGCTCGGCGCCTTCAACGCCACGCGCCGTCGCTGA
- a CDS encoding nucleoside deaminase: MAELSLIERLFDVIEHDIVPKTAEGVKKGNKLFGAALLAKDDRSLVVAETNNELENPLWHGEMHCLKRFYEMPKATRAETKDLIFLSTHEPCSLCLSAITWAGFDNFYYLFSHEDSRDSFAIPHDLKILKEVFTLEPGGYNAENAYWKSFSLRKLVRELPEADRKRLEERVARISRRYDEMSETYQESKGDNDIPLN; encoded by the coding sequence ATGGCCGAACTCTCGCTCATCGAACGCCTCTTCGACGTCATCGAACACGACATCGTGCCCAAGACTGCCGAAGGCGTGAAGAAGGGCAACAAGCTTTTCGGCGCCGCCTTGCTTGCCAAGGACGACCGCTCGCTTGTCGTCGCCGAGACCAACAACGAGCTCGAAAATCCGCTCTGGCACGGCGAGATGCATTGCCTGAAACGCTTCTACGAAATGCCCAAGGCGACCCGCGCCGAAACCAAGGACCTGATCTTCCTGTCGACCCACGAGCCCTGCTCGCTGTGCCTGTCGGCTATCACCTGGGCCGGCTTCGACAATTTCTACTACCTCTTCAGCCACGAGGATTCGCGCGACAGCTTCGCCATCCCGCACGACCTGAAGATCCTGAAAGAGGTCTTCACCCTGGAGCCGGGCGGCTACAACGCCGAGAACGCCTACTGGAAGAGCTTCTCCCTGCGCAAGCTGGTGCGCGAACTGCCCGAAGCCGACCGCAAGCGGCTGGAAGAGCGCGTCGCCAGGATCTCCAGGCGCTACGACGAGATGTCGGAGACCTATCAGGAAAGCAAGGGCGACAACGACATCCCGCTGAACTGA
- a CDS encoding ureidoglycolate lyase, giving the protein MKRIVAKPLTRENFAEFGEVIDTNCDSHYPINAGKCERFHALARAEAAGPDGHVIINIFKGTPYDFPLKLSMVERHPFGSQAFIPLTPRPYLVVVCHDIGDGPGEPHAFVTAPGQGVNYPRNLWHAVLTPIGENQDFVVVDRGGTGPNLEEFHFSHPYEITLPEGF; this is encoded by the coding sequence ATGAAGCGGATCGTCGCAAAACCGCTGACGCGGGAAAACTTCGCCGAGTTCGGCGAGGTCATCGACACCAACTGCGACAGTCACTACCCGATCAATGCAGGCAAATGCGAGCGCTTCCATGCGCTCGCCCGCGCCGAGGCAGCCGGCCCCGACGGCCATGTCATCATCAACATCTTCAAGGGAACGCCCTACGACTTCCCGCTGAAGCTTTCGATGGTCGAACGACACCCCTTCGGCAGCCAGGCGTTCATTCCGCTGACCCCGCGCCCCTATCTCGTCGTCGTCTGCCACGACATCGGCGACGGCCCGGGCGAACCACACGCCTTCGTCACGGCGCCCGGCCAGGGCGTCAACTACCCACGCAACCTCTGGCATGCGGTGCTGACGCCAATCGGCGAAAACCAGGACTTCGTCGTCGTCGACCGCGGCGGCACAGGCCCCAATCTCGAAGAGTTCCACTTCTCGCACCCTTACGAAATCACCCTTCCGGAAGGTTTCTGA
- the uraH gene encoding hydroxyisourate hydrolase, translating into MTKAEGGRLTTHVLDTATGKPAEGLSISLFHIEGSARSLLKKVATNSDGRCDVPLLAGDDFRTGEYELVFEAGDYLRRQGTELPKPAFLDVVPIRFGMAERTHYHVPLLISPYGYSTYRGS; encoded by the coding sequence ATGACAAAGGCTGAAGGCGGACGCCTCACCACCCATGTCCTTGATACTGCAACCGGCAAGCCTGCCGAGGGGCTGTCGATCTCCCTGTTCCACATCGAAGGCAGTGCGCGCAGCTTGCTGAAGAAGGTCGCCACCAATTCCGACGGGCGCTGCGATGTGCCGCTGCTCGCAGGCGACGACTTCCGGACCGGCGAATACGAGCTCGTTTTCGAGGCCGGCGACTACCTGCGCCGCCAGGGCACGGAACTGCCGAAGCCGGCTTTCCTCGACGTTGTGCCGATCCGCTTTGGCATGGCCGAGCGGACGCATTATCATGTGCCCTTGCTGATTTCCCCCTACGGCTATTCCACCTACCGGGGCAGCTGA
- the xdhB gene encoding xanthine dehydrogenase molybdopterin binding subunit — MTQHQPNLKAAKIKGGVHSDQRHDSAHKHVAGEAIYIDDMPEPAGTLHIGLGLSNVTHATLKSVDLSAVRAAPGVVDVLTYADVPGENDVSPSGMHDDPVLAEGKVQFHGQPIFAVVAKTREQARRAARLAKIEYEELPAIISIWDLDPENDRQVTTPLTLKRGDAAAAIATAPRKVKARMKLGGQDHFYLEGQVSLAVPGEDDEVTIYCSTQGPSETQHLVSHVLGVPSHAVQVEVRRMGGGFGGKETQANQCAAIAAIAAKKHKRAVKVRLDRDEDMTATGKRHDFAIDYEVGFDDEGRILGVDFMFALNAGFSADLSGPVGDRALFHCDNAYFYPNVHAKSAPLYTNTVSNTAFRGFGGPQGMVGAERVIEEVAFAVGKDPLEIRKLNFYDAMGEAGDRNLTPYHQKVEDNIIHRIVAELEQSASYARRRREIAAFNANSRFVKRGLALTPVKFGISFTKTESNQAGALVHVYSDGSVHMNHGGTEMGQGLHLKVAQVVAEEFQIDLDRVKITATTTAKVPNTAPTAASSGADLNGMAAQDAARQIRKRLTAFAADKYQVPADQVVFLPNRVRVGNQEIAFNDLVKQAYLNRIQLSAAGHYKTPKIHWDRSKGRGHAFYYYAYGAACAEVSVDTLTGEYVIERADILHDTGRSLNRAIDIGQVEGGFVQGTGWLTTEELWWDGKGRLRTHAPSTYKIPLASDRPKIFNVALTDWSEAYEPTIHRSKAVGEPPLPLGIAVLQSLSDAVASVADHKISPRLDAPATPERVLMAIERLRAEAAQVK; from the coding sequence ATGACCCAGCATCAACCGAACCTCAAGGCTGCCAAGATCAAGGGTGGCGTGCATTCCGACCAGCGCCACGATTCCGCGCACAAGCATGTCGCCGGCGAAGCGATCTACATCGACGACATGCCCGAACCCGCAGGCACGCTGCATATCGGTCTTGGCCTGTCCAACGTTACCCATGCCACATTGAAGAGTGTCGACCTGTCGGCCGTTCGTGCCGCGCCCGGCGTCGTCGACGTGCTGACCTATGCTGACGTGCCCGGCGAAAACGACGTGTCGCCGAGCGGCATGCATGACGATCCGGTGCTGGCCGAAGGCAAGGTGCAGTTTCACGGCCAGCCGATCTTCGCCGTGGTCGCCAAGACCCGCGAGCAGGCTCGCCGGGCGGCACGCCTTGCCAAGATCGAATATGAAGAGCTGCCGGCGATCATCAGCATCTGGGACCTCGATCCCGAAAACGACAGGCAGGTGACGACGCCACTGACGCTGAAGCGCGGCGATGCGGCGGCTGCCATCGCCACGGCCCCGCGCAAGGTGAAGGCGCGGATGAAGCTCGGCGGCCAGGACCATTTTTATCTCGAAGGCCAGGTGTCGCTGGCAGTGCCCGGCGAAGACGACGAGGTCACCATTTATTGCTCGACGCAAGGACCGAGCGAGACCCAGCATCTCGTCTCCCATGTGCTCGGCGTGCCGAGCCACGCGGTGCAGGTCGAGGTGCGGCGCATGGGCGGCGGCTTCGGCGGCAAGGAAACCCAGGCCAACCAGTGCGCCGCGATCGCCGCGATCGCTGCCAAGAAGCACAAGCGCGCCGTCAAGGTCCGCCTCGACCGCGACGAGGACATGACCGCCACCGGCAAGCGCCACGACTTCGCCATCGACTACGAGGTCGGCTTCGACGACGAGGGCCGCATTCTTGGCGTCGACTTCATGTTCGCGCTCAACGCCGGCTTCTCGGCCGACCTGTCGGGCCCGGTTGGCGACCGCGCGCTGTTTCACTGCGACAACGCCTATTTTTATCCGAACGTGCACGCAAAGTCGGCGCCGCTCTACACCAACACGGTGTCGAACACGGCGTTCCGCGGCTTCGGCGGCCCGCAAGGCATGGTCGGTGCCGAGCGCGTCATCGAGGAAGTGGCGTTTGCGGTCGGCAAGGACCCGCTCGAAATCCGCAAGCTGAATTTCTACGACGCGATGGGCGAGGCGGGCGACCGCAACCTGACGCCCTATCACCAGAAGGTCGAAGACAACATCATCCACCGCATCGTGGCGGAACTGGAGCAGAGTGCGTCCTACGCCCGCCGCCGGCGCGAGATCGCCGCCTTCAACGCCAACAGCCGCTTCGTCAAGCGCGGCCTGGCGCTGACGCCGGTCAAGTTCGGCATCTCCTTCACCAAGACCGAGTCCAACCAGGCCGGCGCGCTGGTGCATGTCTATTCCGACGGTTCGGTGCACATGAACCATGGCGGCACCGAGATGGGGCAGGGCCTGCATCTCAAGGTGGCGCAGGTGGTTGCCGAAGAATTCCAGATCGATCTCGACAGGGTGAAGATCACGGCTACGACCACGGCCAAGGTGCCGAACACGGCGCCGACGGCAGCGTCCTCGGGCGCCGATCTCAACGGCATGGCGGCACAGGACGCGGCGCGGCAGATCCGCAAGCGCCTGACCGCCTTTGCCGCCGACAAATACCAGGTGCCTGCCGACCAGGTGGTATTCCTGCCTAACCGCGTTCGCGTCGGCAACCAGGAGATCGCCTTCAACGACCTGGTCAAGCAGGCCTATCTCAACCGCATCCAGCTGTCGGCCGCGGGCCACTACAAGACGCCCAAGATTCATTGGGACCGCAGCAAGGGCAGGGGCCACGCCTTCTATTATTACGCCTATGGTGCGGCCTGCGCGGAGGTGTCCGTCGACACGTTGACCGGCGAATATGTTATCGAACGTGCCGACATCCTGCACGACACCGGCCGGTCGCTGAACCGGGCCATCGACATCGGTCAGGTCGAGGGCGGCTTCGTCCAGGGCACCGGCTGGCTGACGACGGAGGAGCTGTGGTGGGATGGCAAGGGCCGGCTGCGCACCCATGCGCCGTCGACCTACAAGATCCCGCTCGCTTCCGACCGGCCCAAGATCTTCAATGTGGCGCTGACCGACTGGTCGGAAGCCTACGAGCCGACGATCCATCGCTCGAAGGCCGTCGGCGAGCCGCCGCTGCCGCTTGGCATCGCGGTGCTTCAGTCGCTGTCCGATGCTGTCGCCAGTGTCGCCGACCACAAGATCAGTCCGCGTCTGGACGCGCCGGCGACGCCGGAGCGGGTGCTGATGGCGATCGAACGCCTCCGGGCCGAGGCGGCCCAGGTCAAGTGA